The proteins below are encoded in one region of Bacteroides uniformis:
- a CDS encoding sensor histidine kinase, which produces MEKRIRIVWALSLISMLLLVAGQGYWLWNQYQYKNEEYEEEIHRLVMDAVAVNDSIRREQPKKVFNKPNISFFNTNVDMHTDRDSLTNKLKERYTRTFVVGAMADKSVLSTAMKDSIVYKDKIVIHGEDKLLFNMSFSEAIVAYQLQIDVPFTLQRFDSVLATKLDGMSFTTGLVTPRDSLYQWVETVERLGSDLHPVIRLVYPYNPLKRELVQVDVQVMPHTLLLRMGWQLLGSLVLILLLAVCLLFQIKTILKQHRVDELRKSFVNTMIHELKRPVQALKMCVSFLNDKTMRTDEQAMDEVVRDSVSELDNLSAYLRKLRDMTRADDEQTQLSLSTFDLKPVVEKLIRLQHAPGGKQVSFETHFTDNLLVTADPVHMANIISNLMENAVKYSGSSVSIRVECRLHGHELTLKVSDDGIGIPVSEQGRVFDKFYRSSNLPDRSLPGIGLGLSYVKLLVEAHRGTVFLTSQIGRGTTVEITIPQ; this is translated from the coding sequence ATGGAAAAACGAATCAGAATAGTATGGGCATTGTCACTGATATCCATGCTGCTACTTGTAGCAGGGCAGGGATATTGGTTGTGGAACCAGTATCAGTATAAGAATGAGGAATATGAAGAAGAGATACACCGCCTTGTCATGGATGCCGTGGCAGTGAACGACTCTATCCGGCGTGAACAGCCGAAGAAAGTGTTCAACAAGCCTAATATATCCTTTTTCAACACCAATGTGGACATGCATACGGATAGGGATTCATTGACCAACAAGCTCAAAGAGCGCTATACGCGTACGTTTGTGGTGGGGGCCATGGCAGATAAATCCGTTCTATCCACGGCAATGAAGGATAGTATTGTCTATAAGGACAAGATTGTGATACATGGCGAAGACAAGCTGCTTTTCAACATGAGCTTCAGCGAGGCGATAGTTGCTTATCAGTTGCAGATAGATGTCCCTTTTACGTTGCAGCGCTTCGATTCGGTGCTGGCGACTAAACTGGACGGCATGTCTTTCACTACCGGACTAGTCACGCCGCGCGACAGCCTCTATCAATGGGTGGAAACCGTAGAACGGCTGGGGAGTGATTTGCATCCGGTCATCCGTCTGGTTTATCCTTACAATCCGCTGAAGCGGGAGTTGGTACAAGTGGATGTGCAGGTGATGCCGCATACTCTTTTGCTCCGTATGGGCTGGCAACTTCTGGGCAGCTTGGTATTGATTCTTCTGCTGGCTGTCTGTCTGCTGTTCCAGATAAAGACCATTTTGAAGCAGCACCGTGTGGACGAGTTGCGGAAAAGCTTTGTCAACACCATGATACACGAGTTGAAACGTCCCGTGCAGGCCTTGAAGATGTGCGTCTCTTTTCTCAATGACAAAACAATGCGTACCGACGAGCAGGCCATGGATGAAGTGGTGCGTGATTCCGTTTCCGAGCTGGACAACCTTTCCGCCTACCTCCGGAAGCTGCGCGACATGACCCGTGCTGACGATGAGCAGACACAACTTTCCCTCAGTACTTTCGATTTGAAACCGGTTGTGGAGAAGTTGATACGCCTGCAGCATGCTCCTGGGGGAAAACAAGTATCTTTCGAGACACATTTCACGGACAACCTGCTGGTTACAGCCGACCCCGTGCACATGGCAAATATCATCAGTAATCTGATGGAAAATGCTGTGAAATATTCGGGAAGCTCCGTCAGTATCCGGGTAGAATGCCGCCTGCATGGCCACGAGCTCACATTGAAAGTTTCCGATGACGGCATTGGTATCCCTGTTTCCGAGCAGGGACGGGTATTCGATAAGTTTTACCGTAGCAGCAACTTGCCTGACCGTTCCTTGCCGGGCATCGGTTTGGGGTTGAGTTATGTCAAGTTGTTGGTTGAGGCTCATAGGGGAACCGTCTTTCTGACCAGTCAGATTGGGAGGGGGACGACGGTGGAAATAACCATTCCACAATAA
- a CDS encoding response regulator transcription factor, whose translation MKPLKILFADDDLKYSMLLKRFLEKEGYEVTYAGNGLIALDQFPLVKPDLVLLDINMPGLNGFEVAKRIREADKHVLIFFLSDRSDKADRLQGFQLKANDYLAKPFYPEELTARIRERFTSQLSGVAEDEMYAFGHSVFNYSTNEIRTGNSKVLITSRQADILRLLALNVNKTVSRDTLLDAVWGTASYANSLALNVQMSYLRRSLKNDPSVRIESLMKKGYMLAVL comes from the coding sequence ATGAAACCACTGAAAATTCTTTTTGCTGACGATGACCTGAAGTATTCCATGCTTCTGAAACGCTTCCTGGAGAAAGAGGGTTATGAAGTGACCTATGCCGGAAATGGTCTTATCGCCCTCGACCAGTTTCCTCTTGTCAAACCGGACCTTGTCTTGCTTGACATCAATATGCCCGGGCTCAATGGCTTTGAAGTGGCAAAACGAATCCGGGAGGCGGACAAGCATGTCCTCATCTTTTTTCTTTCCGACCGTAGCGATAAGGCCGACCGCCTGCAAGGATTCCAACTGAAGGCGAACGATTATCTTGCCAAACCTTTCTATCCGGAAGAGCTTACGGCGCGTATCCGCGAGCGTTTCACTTCGCAGTTGTCCGGCGTGGCAGAGGATGAGATGTATGCTTTCGGCCATTCCGTATTCAATTACAGTACGAACGAGATTCGTACGGGAAATAGTAAGGTGCTGATTACTTCCCGTCAAGCCGATATCCTTCGCTTGCTTGCGCTGAATGTGAATAAGACTGTCAGTCGCGATACGTTGCTGGATGCTGTGTGGGGCACTGCCTCGTATGCCAACTCCCTTGCCTTGAATGTACAGATGTCCTATCTGCGGCGGTCGCTAAAAAACGACCCGAGCGTGAGGATTGAGTCGTTGATGAAAAAAGGGTATATGCTTGCCGTTCTCTGA
- a CDS encoding mechanosensitive ion channel family protein, translating to MMSLGGWMNKILIGWGIDPKFADMFDETIIALLMVGLSIGLDYLCQAIFVGGMKHYTRRSPHQWNTLLMKRRVIHHLIHILPGILIYYLLPMAFVRGKEMLEFSQKVCAVYIIVAVLLTINGLLLVMLDVYNMKDKQKNRPLKGFVQVLQVLLFFIGGIIVVSVLIGKSPMTLFAGLGASAAVLMLVFKDSILGFVAGVQLSANDMLRIGDWIALPGGVANGVVEEITLNTVKIRNWDETISTVPPYTLVNNSFQNWRGMQESGGRRVNKNIFLDMTTLKFCTPEMLDNIRKEVPLMADYQPAEEEVPTNAQLYRIYIERYLCSLPVVNQEMDLIISQKEPTTYGVPIQVYFFSRNKVWKEYERIQSDIFDHLLVMVQKFDLKLYQYSD from the coding sequence ATGATGAGTTTAGGAGGATGGATGAATAAAATCTTGATAGGTTGGGGGATAGACCCGAAGTTTGCCGATATGTTTGACGAGACGATTATTGCACTGCTGATGGTGGGGCTTTCGATAGGGCTGGACTATTTGTGCCAGGCAATCTTCGTTGGCGGTATGAAGCATTATACCCGACGCTCTCCCCATCAGTGGAATACGTTGCTGATGAAACGCAGGGTGATACACCATTTGATACATATTCTGCCGGGAATCCTCATCTACTACCTGCTGCCCATGGCCTTTGTGCGTGGAAAGGAGATGCTTGAGTTCTCACAAAAGGTGTGTGCTGTCTATATCATTGTGGCGGTGCTGCTTACTATTAACGGCTTGTTGCTGGTGATGCTCGATGTTTATAACATGAAGGACAAGCAGAAGAACCGTCCGCTGAAAGGCTTCGTGCAGGTATTGCAAGTGCTGCTGTTTTTTATCGGAGGTATCATAGTGGTTTCAGTGCTGATAGGCAAGTCTCCTATGACCTTGTTTGCCGGTCTGGGCGCATCTGCAGCTGTACTGATGCTGGTATTTAAGGACAGCATTCTGGGGTTTGTGGCCGGCGTGCAGCTCTCTGCCAACGACATGTTGCGGATAGGGGACTGGATAGCGCTGCCGGGTGGCGTTGCCAATGGAGTTGTAGAGGAGATTACGCTGAACACGGTCAAGATACGCAACTGGGACGAAACCATCTCGACCGTACCACCGTATACCCTGGTGAACAACTCTTTTCAGAACTGGCGCGGCATGCAGGAAAGTGGCGGGCGACGGGTAAACAAGAATATCTTTCTGGATATGACTACCCTGAAGTTCTGCACTCCGGAAATGCTGGATAATATCCGCAAGGAAGTCCCCTTGATGGCCGACTATCAGCCAGCAGAAGAAGAGGTGCCAACCAATGCGCAGCTCTACCGTATCTACATCGAACGCTATTTGTGCAGCCTGCCGGTGGTGAACCAGGAGATGGACTTGATTATCAGCCAGAAGGAACCCACGACGTATGGGGTACCCATCCAGGTATATTTCTTCTCTCGCAACAAGGTATGGAAAGAGTACGAGCGCATTCAGTCCGACATCTTCGACCACTTGCTGGTGATGGTACAGAAGTTTGACTTGAAACTGTATCAGTATTCCGACTAA
- a CDS encoding endonuclease/exonuclease/phosphatase family protein, with amino-acid sequence MNVIHKIGVILFLLCPYISLYGQEGKDTLTFRIVSYNVENLFDSRHDTLKNDYEFLPDATRHWNYSKYRKKLDNIARVIIATGGWTPPALVALCEVENDSVMRDLTRYSALREADYRYVMTQSPDKRGIDVALLYQRNLFKLLSYQSLPVDKPRKNSRPTRDILHVSGLLLNRDTLDVLVAHFPSRSGGARESEPYRLLAARKVKHAIDSLYTIRRHPQIVLLGDFNDYPENKSVKEVLEAAAPSTLQDSLRPQKLYHLLAGKAKTRKHFGSYKYQGEWGLLDHIIVSGTLLQEHAPLYTEEAKADVFCLPFLLTRDKKYGGQQPFRTYYGMKYQGGYSDHLPVYAEFRLIY; translated from the coding sequence ATGAACGTTATCCATAAGATAGGAGTTATACTCTTCCTTCTCTGCCCGTACATCAGTCTGTACGGGCAAGAAGGAAAAGATACCCTCACGTTTCGGATAGTAAGCTACAATGTAGAAAACCTATTCGACTCCCGACATGACACACTAAAGAATGACTACGAGTTCCTGCCGGATGCCACCCGGCATTGGAATTACTCTAAATACAGAAAGAAACTGGATAATATAGCCCGCGTCATCATCGCCACCGGAGGATGGACGCCGCCCGCCCTTGTTGCCTTGTGTGAGGTGGAGAATGACAGTGTGATGCGCGACCTTACCCGCTACTCTGCCTTGCGCGAAGCAGACTACCGGTATGTGATGACACAATCTCCCGACAAACGCGGCATCGACGTAGCGCTGTTGTATCAACGTAATCTTTTCAAACTGCTTTCCTATCAGAGCCTCCCCGTAGACAAGCCCCGGAAGAATAGCCGTCCCACACGGGACATTCTTCACGTCAGCGGATTGTTGCTGAATCGGGATACGCTTGATGTACTGGTAGCTCACTTCCCATCCCGTTCGGGAGGGGCAAGAGAGTCTGAACCTTACCGGCTACTGGCTGCCCGAAAGGTGAAGCATGCCATAGACAGCCTATACACGATACGCCGACATCCGCAAATTGTCCTTTTAGGGGATTTCAACGATTATCCGGAGAATAAATCGGTAAAGGAGGTGTTGGAGGCAGCAGCACCGTCAACATTGCAAGACTCTCTACGTCCACAAAAACTTTACCATCTACTGGCAGGAAAAGCCAAAACACGCAAGCACTTCGGCAGCTACAAGTATCAAGGAGAATGGGGACTACTGGACCACATCATCGTATCGGGTACGTTGCTGCAAGAACACGCACCGCTATATACAGAGGAAGCAAAGGCAGACGTATTCTGCCTGCCCTTCCTACTGACAAGAGACAAGAAATACGGAGGGCAGCAACCCTTCCGCACCTACTACGGGATGAAGTATCAAGGAGGATACAGCGACCACTTGCCTGTATATGCGGAGTTCCGGTTGATATATTAG
- a CDS encoding aminoacyl-histidine dipeptidase: MEKKDLKPAGVFHYFEEICQVPRPSKKEEKIIAYLKAFGEKHKLETKVDEAGNVLIKKPATPGMENRKTVVLQSHIDMVCEKNNDVKHDFLTDPIETEIDGEWLKAKGTTLGADNGIGVATELAILADDSIEHGPIECLFTVDEETGLTGAFALKEGFMNGDILLNLDSEDEGELFIGCAGGIDSVAEFTYREVDVPAGYFCCKVQVKGLKGGHSGGDIHLGRGNANKLLNRFLSQTSQKYDMYLCEIDGGNLRNAIAREAHAVIAIPDADKHALRTDLNVFAAEVEAEYAVVDPDLQFVLESEAAHPKAIDKDTAKRLLQTIYAAPHGVYAMSQDIPGLVETSTNLASVKMKSGHIIRIETSQRSSTASSKQDIANMVRTVFEMGGAAVSFGDGYPGWKPNPHSEILEVAVESYKRLFGVDAKVKAIHAGLECGLFLDKYPALDMISFGPTLQGVHSPDERMLIPTVQKFWDHLLDILKHIPVK, translated from the coding sequence ATGGAAAAAAAAGACTTGAAACCGGCTGGTGTATTTCACTATTTCGAGGAAATCTGCCAAGTGCCGCGCCCTTCGAAGAAGGAAGAGAAAATCATTGCTTACTTAAAAGCATTCGGAGAAAAACATAAGTTGGAAACGAAGGTGGACGAAGCCGGAAACGTTCTGATAAAGAAACCCGCTACTCCGGGTATGGAAAACCGCAAGACTGTCGTACTTCAATCGCACATCGACATGGTATGTGAAAAGAACAACGACGTGAAGCACGACTTCCTGACCGACCCTATCGAAACCGAAATTGACGGTGAATGGCTGAAAGCCAAAGGTACAACCTTGGGAGCCGACAACGGCATCGGTGTAGCCACTGAACTGGCTATCCTTGCCGACGACAGCATTGAGCACGGCCCTATCGAATGCCTGTTCACCGTGGACGAGGAGACCGGACTGACCGGTGCTTTTGCATTGAAAGAAGGCTTCATGAACGGAGACATTCTGTTGAACCTCGATTCCGAAGATGAAGGCGAGCTCTTCATCGGCTGTGCAGGCGGTATAGATTCCGTTGCCGAATTCACCTACCGGGAAGTGGACGTACCGGCAGGATATTTCTGCTGCAAAGTGCAGGTAAAGGGGCTGAAAGGCGGACACTCCGGCGGCGACATACACCTGGGGCGCGGCAATGCCAACAAGCTGCTGAACCGCTTCCTGAGCCAGACATCCCAGAAGTACGACATGTACCTTTGCGAAATAGACGGCGGTAACCTGCGCAACGCCATTGCCCGCGAAGCACACGCGGTAATTGCCATACCCGATGCAGACAAGCATGCCCTGCGCACAGACTTGAATGTCTTTGCCGCCGAAGTGGAGGCAGAATATGCCGTCGTTGACCCGGACCTCCAATTCGTGCTCGAATCGGAAGCAGCCCATCCCAAAGCCATTGACAAAGATACCGCCAAGCGCTTGCTGCAAACCATCTATGCCGCACCTCACGGTGTGTATGCCATGAGCCAAGACATTCCGGGGCTGGTGGAAACCTCCACCAATCTGGCCTCCGTAAAGATGAAATCCGGCCATATCATCCGTATCGAGACCAGCCAGCGCAGCTCTACCGCCTCCTCCAAACAAGACATTGCCAATATGGTGCGTACTGTATTCGAAATGGGTGGAGCAGCCGTATCTTTCGGCGACGGATATCCGGGCTGGAAACCCAACCCGCATTCAGAAATCCTGGAAGTGGCTGTTGAGTCCTACAAACGTTTGTTCGGTGTAGATGCCAAGGTAAAAGCTATCCATGCAGGTTTGGAATGCGGACTGTTCCTTGACAAATACCCGGCACTGGACATGATTTCCTTCGGACCTACCCTGCAGGGTGTGCACTCTCCCGACGAACGGATGCTGATTCCTACCGTACAGAAGTTCTGGGACCATCTGCTGGATATACTGAAGCACATTCCGGTGAAATAA
- a CDS encoding OmpH family outer membrane protein → MKRLNYLMNGLAALALIVLFAQCAGNTDKQTTSAPAQAGGLSEMKIAYVEIDTLLAKYNYCIDLNEAMVKKSENVRLTLNQKASELEKQKQEFQTKYQNNAYLSQERAQQEYNRIAKLEQDLQNLSNKLQSELMSENEKNSLQLRDSINAFLKEYNKTKGYSMIISNTGFDNLLYADSVYNITREILDGLNARYSSPVKK, encoded by the coding sequence ATGAAGAGATTAAACTACCTCATGAACGGTCTGGCAGCTCTCGCACTGATCGTTTTATTTGCTCAATGTGCCGGCAATACTGATAAACAGACAACAAGCGCTCCTGCACAAGCCGGCGGATTATCGGAAATGAAGATTGCTTATGTTGAAATAGATACGCTTTTGGCAAAATACAACTATTGCATAGACCTGAATGAGGCTATGGTGAAGAAGAGCGAGAATGTCCGTCTGACATTGAACCAGAAAGCCAGCGAACTGGAGAAGCAGAAGCAGGAATTCCAGACAAAGTATCAGAACAACGCTTATCTTTCTCAGGAGAGAGCGCAGCAGGAATACAACCGCATCGCAAAGTTGGAGCAGGATTTGCAGAACCTGAGCAACAAGCTGCAGTCTGAACTGATGAGTGAGAATGAAAAGAACAGCCTGCAACTGCGTGATTCTATCAACGCTTTCTTGAAGGAGTACAATAAGACAAAAGGTTACAGCATGATTATCAGCAATACGGGTTTTGACAATCTGCTCTATGCAGACAGTGTCTACAACATCACTCGTGAGATTCTGGATGGCCTGAATGCAAGATACTCTTCTCCGGTGAAGAAATAA
- a CDS encoding copper homeostasis protein CutC, translating into MKDYQFEVCANSVESCIAAQAGGADRVELCAGIPEGGTTPSYGDILIAREALQQTKLHIIVRPRGGDFLYSSTEQRIMLKDIENARRLGADGVVFGCLTAEGDVDIPLMEQLMEASQGMSVTFHRAFDVCRNPRKAIEDIIELGCNRILTSGQQPTAERGIPLLKELQQQASDRIILLAGCGVNETNIAHIARETGIREFHFSARENIESSMLYHNSAVSMGGTVHIDEYTHTITTAERVKRTIGALKASPLAPPP; encoded by the coding sequence ATGAAAGATTATCAGTTTGAAGTTTGTGCCAACTCCGTAGAGAGTTGTATTGCCGCACAAGCCGGCGGAGCAGACCGGGTGGAACTATGCGCAGGCATCCCCGAGGGAGGGACAACCCCCTCATACGGTGATATCCTCATCGCACGGGAAGCATTGCAACAGACCAAATTGCATATCATTGTCCGTCCCCGCGGAGGAGATTTTCTTTATTCCTCCACCGAACAGCGCATCATGCTGAAAGACATAGAGAATGCCCGCCGTCTAGGCGCTGACGGAGTCGTGTTCGGTTGCTTGACGGCAGAGGGAGATGTAGACATTCCATTGATGGAGCAGCTTATGGAAGCCTCACAAGGGATGTCCGTCACCTTCCACCGTGCTTTCGATGTATGCAGAAATCCACGAAAAGCGATAGAAGATATTATCGAATTAGGATGCAACCGCATCCTAACTTCCGGACAGCAACCTACAGCAGAGCGAGGCATTCCCCTTCTGAAAGAACTCCAACAACAAGCATCAGACCGAATCATCCTATTGGCAGGCTGTGGGGTGAATGAAACCAACATAGCCCACATTGCCCGAGAAACCGGTATCCGCGAGTTTCATTTCTCCGCCAGGGAAAATATCGAAAGCTCCATGCTCTATCACAATTCCGCCGTCTCTATGGGAGGAACGGTACATATTGATGAATACACACACACCATCACTACTGCGGAGCGGGTAAAGCGTACAATCGGAGCATTAAAAGCCTCTCCCCTAGCCCCTCCCCCGTAG
- the rny gene encoding ribonuclease Y, giving the protein MTVVTIVLSIACFIVGGFASYLFFKHGLKNKYDGILRDAEAEAEVIKKNKLLEVKEKFLNKKADLEKEVAQRNQKIQQAENKLKQRELVLNQRQEEIQRKKMEAEAVKENLEAQLSIVDKKKEELEHMQRQEIEKLEAISGLSAEEAKERMVESLKEEAKTQAQSYINDIMDDAKLTASKEAKRIVIQSIQRVATETAIENSVTVFHIESDEIKGRIIGREGRNIRALEAATGVEIVVDDTPEAIVLSAFDPVRREVARLALHQLVTDGRIHPARIEEVVAKVRKQVEEEIIETGKRTTIDLGIHGLHPELIRIIGKMKYRSSYGQNLLQHARETANLCAVMASELGLNPKKAKRAGLLHDIGKVPDEEPELPHALYGMKLAEKFKEKPDICNAIGAHHDEVEMTSLLAPIVQVCDAISGARPGARREIVEAYIKRLNDLEQLAMSYPGVTKTYAIQAGRELRVIVGADKIDDKQTENLSGEIAKKIQDEMTYPGQVKITVIRETRAVSYAK; this is encoded by the coding sequence ATGACAGTAGTTACAATAGTATTATCCATTGCCTGCTTCATTGTCGGAGGGTTTGCCTCGTACTTGTTCTTCAAGCACGGGCTGAAAAACAAATACGACGGTATCCTGAGAGATGCGGAAGCGGAAGCGGAAGTGATTAAGAAGAATAAGTTGCTGGAAGTAAAGGAAAAATTCCTGAACAAGAAGGCAGACTTGGAAAAAGAAGTGGCCCAACGTAACCAAAAGATACAGCAGGCAGAAAACAAGCTGAAACAACGTGAATTGGTACTGAACCAACGCCAGGAAGAAATCCAGCGCAAGAAGATGGAAGCAGAAGCCGTGAAAGAAAATCTGGAAGCCCAGCTGTCCATCGTAGACAAGAAGAAAGAAGAACTGGAGCACATGCAGCGCCAGGAAATAGAAAAACTGGAAGCTATCTCCGGACTTTCTGCCGAAGAAGCCAAAGAGCGCATGGTAGAATCCCTAAAGGAAGAAGCCAAAACGCAGGCTCAGTCCTACATTAACGACATCATGGACGACGCCAAGCTGACGGCAAGCAAAGAGGCCAAGCGCATCGTGATACAGAGCATCCAGCGCGTGGCTACGGAAACAGCCATTGAAAACTCGGTAACTGTATTCCACATCGAATCAGATGAAATCAAGGGACGTATCATCGGTCGCGAAGGCCGCAACATCCGTGCCCTGGAAGCTGCTACCGGTGTAGAAATCGTGGTAGACGACACTCCGGAAGCTATCGTATTGTCAGCCTTCGACCCGGTTCGCCGCGAGGTTGCACGCCTTGCACTGCACCAGTTGGTGACGGACGGACGCATCCACCCGGCACGCATCGAAGAGGTAGTTGCCAAAGTACGCAAGCAGGTAGAAGAGGAAATCATCGAAACCGGTAAACGTACTACTATCGACCTGGGCATCCACGGTCTGCATCCGGAACTTATCCGCATTATCGGTAAGATGAAATACCGTTCTTCATACGGCCAGAACCTTTTGCAGCATGCACGCGAAACAGCCAATCTTTGCGCTGTGATGGCATCAGAGCTGGGACTCAACCCGAAGAAAGCAAAACGTGCCGGACTGCTGCATGATATAGGTAAGGTACCCGATGAGGAACCGGAATTACCGCACGCACTCTATGGTATGAAGCTGGCAGAAAAGTTCAAGGAAAAGCCGGACATCTGCAACGCCATCGGCGCCCACCACGACGAAGTGGAAATGACCAGCCTGCTGGCTCCCATCGTACAAGTATGCGATGCCATTTCAGGCGCACGTCCGGGAGCACGCCGCGAAATCGTAGAAGCCTACATCAAGCGCCTGAACGACCTTGAACAACTGGCCATGTCCTATCCGGGAGTGACAAAGACATATGCCATCCAGGCAGGCCGTGAGTTGCGTGTCATTGTCGGTGCAGACAAGATTGACGACAAGCAGACGGAGAACCTTTCCGGTGAAATCGCCAAGAAGATTCAGGACGAAATGACTTATCCGGGCCAGGTGAAGATTACCGTTATCCGTGAGACACGTGCGGTGAGCTACGCAAAGTAA
- a CDS encoding cell division protein ZapA, with product MNDKIKINLQMAGASYPLTINREDEEMVREAAKQVDIRLNAYREHYQNVSLERIIAMVAYQFALENLQLKDRNDTEPYTAKIKELTEVLETYFKEQ from the coding sequence ATGAACGATAAGATAAAGATAAACCTGCAGATGGCAGGAGCCTCCTACCCTCTCACAATCAACCGTGAGGACGAGGAAATGGTAAGAGAAGCCGCCAAGCAGGTAGATATCAGGCTCAATGCGTATCGGGAGCATTATCAGAATGTGTCTCTGGAGAGAATTATAGCCATGGTGGCCTATCAGTTCGCTTTGGAAAACCTTCAGTTGAAGGACCGTAATGATACTGAACCCTATACAGCTAAAATAAAGGAACTGACAGAGGTATTGGAGACCTATTTCAAGGAACAATAA
- a CDS encoding DUF2141 domain-containing protein — MKTIVCRSMAAALLCVFALGVSAQDVLKVKVMNIPSAVGKIMIATDKGQYGMVDAKGTEAVLELKDVTVGKYKLYVYHDENNNYQLDREDGIPSEYCAIADVEVSADTKQVEIALKRVLKGSNK; from the coding sequence ATGAAAACGATTGTTTGTAGAAGTATGGCGGCAGCTCTTCTTTGTGTATTTGCATTGGGGGTGTCTGCGCAAGATGTTCTGAAAGTGAAGGTGATGAACATACCTTCTGCTGTGGGAAAGATAATGATTGCCACTGACAAGGGGCAGTATGGTATGGTAGATGCCAAGGGCACGGAGGCGGTACTGGAACTGAAAGATGTGACAGTGGGTAAATATAAGCTTTATGTCTATCATGATGAAAACAACAATTATCAGTTGGATAGGGAAGACGGAATTCCATCTGAGTATTGCGCGATAGCGGATGTGGAGGTGAGCGCTGACACGAAGCAGGTGGAGATAGCACTTAAGCGGGTATTAAAAGGAAGCAACAAATAA
- a CDS encoding winged helix-turn-helix domain-containing protein, protein MFKELNPLLHSELRLAVMSLLISVEEADFVYIRQQTKATAGNLSVQIDKLSKAGYVEVTKTFKGKMPCTICKITPQGVDAFEEYVESLKSYLAGRL, encoded by the coding sequence ATGTTTAAAGAACTGAACCCTTTGCTCCATAGCGAACTGCGGCTTGCGGTGATGTCGTTGCTTATTAGTGTCGAGGAGGCGGACTTTGTCTATATCCGCCAGCAGACCAAAGCTACGGCAGGAAACCTGAGCGTGCAGATAGACAAACTCAGCAAGGCGGGATATGTGGAGGTGACAAAGACTTTTAAAGGAAAGATGCCTTGTACGATTTGTAAGATCACTCCGCAAGGAGTAGACGCATTTGAGGAATATGTAGAGTCATTGAAATCTTATCTGGCAGGGAGGTTGTGA
- a CDS encoding 5'-methylthioadenosine/S-adenosylhomocysteine nucleosidase family protein, protein MRILVTYAVQGEFTELKFPGLIGEEEVQIGYLRTGVGKVKSAFYLSEAISHAQPDLVVNVGTAGTIRHRVGDIFVCRHFVDRDMQKLVELGMEYEIDSMDLLSQKGYCLHWPAGGVCNTGDTFLTELSDVSGDVVDMEAYAQALVCRAKNVPFISVKYVTDIIGQNSVKHWEDKLADARKGLGEFFEKLGGV, encoded by the coding sequence ATGAGAATTTTAGTCACTTATGCCGTACAAGGCGAATTTACGGAATTGAAATTTCCCGGACTGATAGGGGAGGAAGAGGTGCAGATAGGCTATCTCCGTACCGGTGTGGGAAAGGTGAAATCGGCTTTTTATCTTTCTGAAGCGATAAGCCATGCGCAACCGGACTTGGTGGTCAATGTAGGTACGGCAGGGACTATCCGTCATCGGGTAGGAGATATTTTCGTATGCCGTCATTTTGTGGACCGTGATATGCAGAAGCTGGTGGAGCTTGGTATGGAGTATGAGATTGATTCAATGGATTTGTTGTCCCAAAAAGGATATTGCTTGCACTGGCCGGCAGGCGGTGTATGCAATACGGGGGATACTTTCTTGACAGAACTCTCGGATGTGTCCGGTGATGTTGTGGATATGGAAGCCTATGCCCAGGCTTTGGTATGCCGTGCCAAGAATGTTCCTTTCATTTCGGTGAAGTACGTGACGGATATTATCGGACAGAACTCCGTGAAACATTGGGAAGACAAGCTTGCCGATGCTCGGAAGGGGTTGGGAGAATTCTTCGAAAAATTGGGAGGAGTTTGA